Proteins from a single region of Gossypium arboreum isolate Shixiya-1 chromosome 1, ASM2569848v2, whole genome shotgun sequence:
- the LOC108482072 gene encoding non-symbiotic hemoglobin 2, with protein sequence MGFTEKQEGLVKESWEVLKQDIPHFSLRFFSLILEIAPGAKNMFSFLRESEEIPQNNPKLKAHAVKVFKMTCESAIQLREKGEVVVADTTLKYLGTVHVKSGVKDPHFEVVKEALIRTIEEAIGEEKWNEEMKNAWGEAYDQLAEAIKAEMKNHHDETA encoded by the exons ATGGGTTTCACAGAGAAGCAAGAAGGGTTGGTGAAAGAATCATGGGAGGTTTTGAAGCAAGATATTCCTCACTTCAGCTTGCGTTTCTTTTCACT GATATTGGAGATAGCACCAGGTGCGAAGAACATGTTCAGTTTCTTGAGGGAGTCAGAGGAGATTCCTCAAAATAATCCAAAGCTCAAAGCTCATGCTGTCAAGGTTTTCAAGATG ACATGTGAGTCAGCCATACAACTGAGAGAGAAAGGGGAAGTGGTAGTGGCTGATACTACTTTGAAGTATTTGGGCACTGTCCATGTCAAGAGTGGTGTCAAAGACCCCCATTTCGAg GTGGTGAAAGAGGCACTCATAAGGACAATTGAAGAAGCAATTGGAGAAGAGAAATGGAATGAAGAGATGAAGAATGCTTGGGGTGAAGCTTATGATCAATTGGCTGAAGCTATAAAGGCTGAGATGAAGAACCATCATGATGAAACTGCTTAA